Proteins from a single region of Coleofasciculus sp. FACHB-1120:
- a CDS encoding MogA/MoaB family molybdenum cofactor biosynthesis protein gives MTNLPHPDPERMTVTCAVITVSDTRSPETDKSGQLIKQLLRDAGHAVSEYAILKDEPEQIRAQLQALAQRPDLDALIFNGGTGIAPRDTTYDALESLLSKILPGFGELFRFLSYQEIGSRAIASRAVAGVYQTKLVFSIPGSTNAVKLAIQQLILPELVHLVSQLQKSEE, from the coding sequence ATGACCAATCTGCCTCACCCAGACCCAGAGAGGATGACAGTGACTTGCGCTGTTATCACCGTTAGCGATACGCGATCGCCCGAAACCGACAAAAGCGGTCAATTGATTAAACAGTTACTCCGAGATGCCGGTCACGCAGTCTCAGAGTACGCCATTCTCAAAGATGAACCGGAGCAAATTCGGGCGCAGTTGCAAGCACTCGCTCAACGCCCGGATCTAGATGCTTTGATCTTCAATGGAGGCACTGGCATTGCGCCGAGAGATACCACCTATGACGCTCTAGAAAGCTTGCTCTCAAAAATTTTGCCTGGATTTGGCGAATTGTTTCGGTTTCTCAGTTATCAAGAAATTGGCTCGCGGGCGATCGCATCTCGCGCCGTTGCCGGTGTCTATCAAACCAAATTGGTATTTTCTATCCCCGGTTCTACCAATGCCGTTAAACTTGCCATCCAACAGCTAATTTTGCCAGAACTCGTTCACTTAGTTAGCCAGCTACAGAAAAGTGAGGAGTAA
- the psb28 gene encoding photosystem II reaction center protein Psb28, with product MAQIQFSRGINEEVIPDVKLTRSKSGAHGTATFYFESPNAFNTETSGEITGMYMVDEEGELLTREVKGVFVNGQAKDLQATYLMKSPEEWDRFMRFMQRYAKDHGLELSQS from the coding sequence ATGGCTCAAATTCAATTTTCCAGAGGTATCAACGAAGAAGTCATCCCGGATGTAAAGCTAACCCGCTCTAAGAGTGGCGCTCATGGCACCGCTACGTTTTATTTTGAAAGCCCCAATGCCTTTAATACCGAAACCTCAGGAGAAATCACTGGGATGTACATGGTTGACGAGGAAGGAGAACTGTTGACCAGAGAAGTCAAGGGCGTATTTGTCAACGGTCAAGCAAAAGACCTCCAAGCGACTTACCTGATGAAGTCTCCTGAAGAATGGGATCGCTTCATGCGCTTCATGCAACGGTATGCAAAAGATCATGGTTTGGAACTTAGCCAGTCCTAA
- the cax gene encoding calcium/proton exchanger produces the protein MSIKKIISYVLLIFVPISIAAEYLEWGSLAVFITSAIAIVPLAIWLSTATEEVAIVTGPSIGALLNAVFGNATELIIALAALNAGLVDIVKASITGTIISNLLLVMGLSMLLGGVRYKEQEFKPIVARVNGSSMTLAAIALILPTTVINTSNGVPLDAIRNLSLTVATVLIVVYALTLLFSLKTHSYLYEVGLVDLDSPNSVGSEAESTAHKPNLWLWIGVLVISTVAVAFESEIFVGVVEEATKGLGLTPLFTGVVLLPLVGGAAEYVTAVNVALKNNMDLSVSVAMGSSLLVALLVAPILVLVGVVIGQPMDLNFNPFEVIAVAIAVTVANLISLDGRSNWLEGVLLLATYIVLGAAFYFHPA, from the coding sequence ATGTCAATCAAGAAAATTATTTCTTACGTCCTGCTAATTTTTGTACCGATTTCAATTGCCGCTGAATATTTAGAGTGGGGTTCGCTTGCAGTTTTTATCACATCAGCGATCGCTATCGTTCCCCTAGCAATTTGGTTAAGCACTGCGACTGAAGAAGTCGCCATCGTTACAGGGCCTTCGATTGGTGCATTATTAAATGCAGTCTTTGGAAATGCGACCGAGCTAATTATTGCCCTAGCTGCTCTCAATGCTGGCTTGGTTGACATTGTAAAAGCAAGTATCACTGGAACAATTATCAGTAACTTACTCCTAGTCATGGGACTTTCCATGCTATTAGGAGGAGTGCGCTATAAAGAACAGGAATTCAAACCGATTGTGGCGCGGGTGAATGGTTCCTCTATGACGCTAGCTGCGATCGCCCTTATTTTGCCCACGACAGTCATCAATACCTCAAATGGTGTTCCACTCGATGCTATTCGCAATCTCTCCCTCACAGTTGCCACTGTGTTAATCGTAGTTTATGCTCTGACGCTACTGTTTTCTTTAAAAACCCATAGCTATCTTTACGAGGTGGGATTAGTCGATTTAGACTCACCAAATTCAGTAGGTTCTGAAGCTGAATCAACTGCCCACAAACCGAATCTTTGGCTCTGGATTGGTGTGTTAGTAATCTCTACGGTTGCAGTTGCCTTTGAGTCAGAGATTTTTGTGGGAGTGGTGGAGGAAGCAACAAAGGGTTTGGGTTTGACTCCCTTATTTACAGGTGTTGTTCTGTTACCTCTCGTTGGCGGTGCAGCCGAATATGTAACTGCGGTCAACGTCGCTCTCAAAAACAATATGGATTTATCTGTTTCTGTGGCGATGGGATCTAGTTTATTAGTTGCCCTGCTGGTAGCTCCAATTTTAGTTCTGGTAGGAGTTGTAATTGGTCAACCAATGGATCTCAACTTCAATCCTTTTGAAGTGATTGCGGTAGCGATCGCTGTCACTGTTGCCAATCTTATCAGCCTAGACGGACGCTCTAACTGGTTAGAAGGTGTACTGCTCTTAGCAACCTACATCGTCTTGGGAGCAGCTTTTTACTTTCATCCTGCCTGA
- a CDS encoding EamA family transporter: MPDDKREEGRTALPPNRVGVALIAVSATGFATLAIFAKLAYAEGLDLPSTLAWRFTGAAMVLWAWLVWRDEWRLKPQDAIASTLLGGVGYAIQATLFFGALAHTSAGVAALLLYTYPAFVTVLTWVIEGDRPGFYRKIALGLALTGCLLTADLGGTTVQPLGLLLGIASGAWYALYLTFGARLVRSLSPVTTSAYLSLGAALSFMGAACLGRGLIFPQTTVALGTVAGLAAIATVLPIITLFAGIQRLGTSRAAILSTIEPVVTVLLGIVFLGEQLVGRQILGGLLVVSSVVLIQAFPQD, encoded by the coding sequence ATGCCAGACGACAAACGAGAGGAAGGAAGAACCGCGCTGCCCCCCAATCGAGTGGGAGTGGCTCTGATAGCTGTCTCCGCGACGGGCTTTGCAACGCTGGCGATCTTCGCTAAGCTTGCCTATGCGGAAGGGTTAGATTTGCCTAGTACCCTGGCTTGGCGGTTTACAGGCGCGGCGATGGTACTCTGGGCTTGGCTAGTGTGGCGAGACGAGTGGCGCTTAAAACCGCAAGATGCGATCGCGTCCACCCTTTTGGGAGGTGTGGGGTATGCGATTCAAGCAACTCTGTTTTTTGGCGCTCTCGCTCATACCAGCGCTGGCGTTGCAGCTTTGTTGCTTTACACCTATCCCGCCTTTGTCACTGTCTTGACGTGGGTAATCGAAGGCGATCGCCCTGGCTTCTACCGGAAGATTGCCCTCGGTTTAGCCCTCACAGGCTGTTTGCTGACTGCTGATTTAGGTGGAACCACCGTGCAGCCTTTAGGGTTGCTGCTGGGGATCGCATCGGGAGCCTGGTACGCACTTTACTTGACCTTTGGGGCGAGATTAGTGCGATCGCTCTCTCCGGTGACAACCAGCGCCTATCTGTCCTTGGGAGCCGCCCTATCTTTTATGGGAGCCGCTTGCTTGGGGCGGGGGCTAATTTTCCCCCAAACGACCGTCGCCCTAGGGACAGTAGCCGGATTGGCAGCGATCGCCACGGTGCTGCCCATCATTACCCTGTTCGCGGGGATTCAGCGGTTGGGAACCTCCAGAGCTGCCATTCTCTCCACCATTGAACCCGTGGTGACGGTGCTGCTGGGAATCGTTTTCCTGGGAGAGCAACTCGTAGGCAGACAAATATTGGGAGGGTTACTGGTAGTCAGTTCGGTAGTGTTAATTCAGGCGTTCCCTCAAGATTAG